Proteins encoded together in one Pantoea sp. CCBC3-3-1 window:
- the zorB1 gene encoding type I Zorya anti-phage system protein ZorB1, translated as MFGHSFRIKGRRSDEAEKPFWISYADLMTAMMVLFLVVMVASLSSVTQRIQRVEQGEKLRGQDITRLCERLELHAKETNRNIVVDCRDNRISFGEAGRFDHNRFFLNANGQKALQDVVPLVLDAANSEEGKKWFKQIVIEGFTDTDGSYLYNLHLSLQRSEWVMCSLLDSRSSLQQQITALQQEQIRKLFLAGGVSFNNAKESKEASRRVELRMQFFGLKDEHEKAAVDIEGAVTPNTEKCQLEMSL; from the coding sequence ATGTTCGGTCATTCTTTTCGTATTAAAGGCCGTCGTTCAGACGAAGCTGAGAAACCTTTTTGGATCTCTTATGCTGACCTGATGACGGCAATGATGGTTTTATTTTTAGTCGTGATGGTGGCATCGCTCAGCTCGGTGACCCAGCGTATTCAGCGCGTAGAGCAGGGTGAAAAACTCCGTGGGCAAGATATCACTCGTCTTTGTGAACGCCTGGAGCTGCATGCGAAAGAAACGAACCGGAATATCGTTGTGGATTGTCGTGATAACCGTATCAGCTTTGGTGAGGCTGGTCGGTTTGACCATAACCGCTTTTTTCTTAACGCCAATGGTCAGAAGGCGCTGCAGGATGTGGTGCCTCTTGTGCTTGATGCCGCTAACAGCGAAGAAGGAAAAAAGTGGTTTAAGCAAATAGTCATTGAGGGTTTTACCGATACAGATGGTTCCTATTTGTACAACCTGCATCTTTCGCTGCAGCGTTCAGAATGGGTAATGTGTAGTTTGTTAGATAGCCGCAGTTCACTACAGCAGCAAATCACCGCATTGCAGCAAGAGCAAATCCGTAAGCTATTTCTGGCTGGTGGCGTCTCATTTAATAATGCCAAAGAGAGTAAAGAGGCGAGCCGCCGTGTTGAACTACGAATGCAGTTTTTTGGCTTAAAAGATGAACACGAAAAAGCGGCCGTTGATATTGAAGGTGCAGTCACGCCGAATACGGAGAAGTGTCAGTTGGAGATGTCATTATGA
- the zorA1 gene encoding type I Zorya anti-phage system protein ZorA1, with the protein MHVIDLLLTMLTSVQPYRVPLTVGGIIVLFSVFFVWLYVVKAIKISRKINKQKDDISTWKEDAPETKLRKLSDLFTKTAMEHAWSEFSKSLHKQRDVIDGELKLKNIRATAPAAAYFTEQQLVDIPLSTEFIKHLPGILTGVGIIGTFYGLMIGLYHFDPSTPEQVTSSVAALLRDVLYAFLGSFFAITASIAVTWLEKFLIAKCYKNLEKLAAAIDQLFESGVGEEYLAELVKSGNESATQAKQLKDSLVTDLREMLQNLVASQATENEKLAQTLSSTYRDSGQIMAEQIGGAIENSLKSPLDKIAGAVQTASGEQTGQAATVLQDMLSAFMTRLDNTFGKQFEDMHVMMGQSVSAIEAMQSGFSSLLQDMRSASEETKQGSTELIAQLINEMKSGQVAIQSGMSEMLASLQSSVAKIGAEGEGAGERMARQLEKMFADSEAREKAMADQMKEFIASIQQTSEQGQHETMQKMAASVETLGEQLGSMFTQLEQGQKQLTSHQQDTQASLHQETQQIVSGFDEQIKALLIALNEQREASENTLRRLAEQTTTHLQDMHTGADKMRVAADRFETAGDKVKEANNLTADVLNKAQSAGSELSMASHELSSVVADYRNNREAVAKSISLLEGVVANAQAELAARSQFLKELKQHSESLHDYNREAREFLESSGQVLANGFNQFSDGMKTSLDTTLGALDANLDTAVKRLGSGIDELGESIETLEEVLSKVPA; encoded by the coding sequence ATGCATGTGATTGACTTATTATTAACTATGTTAACGTCAGTGCAACCTTACCGGGTCCCGCTGACGGTTGGTGGTATTATTGTCTTGTTCTCTGTTTTTTTCGTCTGGCTTTATGTTGTTAAAGCTATAAAAATTTCTCGTAAGATAAATAAGCAGAAGGATGATATCTCAACCTGGAAGGAAGATGCTCCTGAAACTAAGCTGAGAAAATTAAGCGACCTATTTACCAAAACTGCAATGGAGCATGCATGGAGTGAGTTCTCTAAATCGCTTCATAAGCAAAGGGATGTGATCGATGGTGAGCTGAAACTAAAAAATATTCGAGCAACTGCGCCCGCCGCCGCTTATTTTACTGAGCAGCAGTTAGTTGATATTCCGCTAAGCACGGAGTTTATCAAACATCTGCCTGGCATTTTGACTGGCGTAGGGATTATTGGCACCTTTTATGGTTTAATGATTGGTTTATATCATTTTGATCCCAGCACACCTGAACAGGTTACAAGCAGCGTAGCTGCACTACTGCGTGATGTTCTTTATGCTTTTCTGGGATCATTTTTTGCTATCACTGCATCCATCGCAGTTACCTGGCTTGAAAAATTTCTTATTGCTAAATGCTATAAAAACCTTGAAAAATTGGCAGCGGCTATCGATCAATTATTCGAAAGCGGCGTCGGCGAGGAGTATCTGGCAGAGCTAGTTAAATCAGGTAACGAAAGTGCCACGCAAGCGAAGCAATTAAAAGATAGCCTGGTGACTGATCTCCGCGAGATGTTGCAAAACCTGGTTGCAAGTCAGGCAACAGAAAATGAAAAGCTGGCTCAAACGCTTTCTTCAACCTATCGTGACAGTGGCCAGATAATGGCAGAACAGATCGGTGGGGCTATCGAAAATAGCCTCAAATCACCTTTAGATAAAATAGCTGGTGCGGTACAAACGGCCAGCGGAGAGCAGACCGGACAGGCTGCGACCGTATTGCAAGATATGCTAAGCGCATTCATGACACGTCTTGATAATACCTTTGGTAAACAATTTGAAGATATGCACGTAATGATGGGACAATCCGTTAGTGCTATTGAGGCTATGCAGTCTGGTTTCTCCAGCTTATTACAGGATATGCGTAGTGCCAGCGAGGAAACCAAGCAGGGAAGTACAGAACTGATAGCTCAGTTGATCAATGAAATGAAATCTGGTCAGGTGGCAATACAATCAGGGATGAGCGAGATGCTTGCAAGCCTGCAGTCTTCGGTAGCCAAAATTGGTGCTGAAGGAGAAGGTGCAGGCGAGCGTATGGCGAGACAGCTTGAAAAAATGTTTGCTGACAGTGAAGCGCGTGAAAAAGCGATGGCCGATCAAATGAAAGAATTTATCGCTTCTATCCAGCAAACCTCCGAGCAGGGCCAGCACGAAACGATGCAAAAAATGGCGGCATCAGTAGAAACGCTGGGTGAGCAGCTCGGCTCAATGTTTACGCAACTTGAGCAAGGACAGAAACAACTGACCAGTCATCAGCAGGACACGCAGGCATCCTTGCATCAGGAAACTCAACAGATAGTTTCTGGGTTCGACGAACAGATAAAAGCTCTGCTAATTGCATTAAACGAACAGCGAGAAGCCTCAGAAAACACTTTGCGCAGGCTGGCAGAGCAAACTACTACTCATCTGCAGGATATGCATACCGGAGCCGATAAGATGCGGGTGGCGGCGGATCGTTTTGAGACCGCTGGCGATAAAGTAAAAGAAGCCAATAACCTTACCGCAGATGTACTTAACAAGGCGCAAAGTGCAGGCAGTGAGCTGAGCATGGCAAGCCATGAATTGAGTTCCGTTGTTGCCGATTACCGCAATAATCGTGAGGCAGTGGCTAAATCTATCTCGCTGCTTGAAGGCGTTGTTGCTAACGCTCAGGCAGAGCTTGCTGCACGCAGTCAGTTTCTTAAAGAACTTAAACAGCACAGTGAAAGCCTGCATGATTACAATCGTGAGGCTAGGGAGTTCCTGGAAAGCTCAGGCCAGGTGTTGGCAAACGGATTTAATCAATTCTCTGACGGCATGAAAACCAGCCTTGATACTACTTTAGGAGCGTTAGACGCGAATCTGGATACTGCTGTTAAGCGCTTAGGTAGCGGTATTGATGAGCTGGGGGAAAGTATTGAAACCCTGGAAGAAGTTCTTTCTAAAGTGCCGGCATAA